Part of the Natranaerovirga pectinivora genome is shown below.
ATGAAAGAACAGGCCAATATCAAGTATATGTACAACAAATACAATTAGATGGCATAGGCCTTCTTTATCAACGATTTGAGCAATTAAAAAAGGACTTAGATGAAAAGGGCTATTTTAATGCAGAATACAAGAAAGAAATACCTAGATTTCCTAAAAGGGTTGGTATTGTTACATCAGCAACTGGTGCAGCAATACAAGATATTATAAATATAGCAAATAGACGTAACCCCTATGTACAACTCATATTGTATCCTTCTTTGGTACAGGGGCAAAATGCTTCTATAGACATAGTAAAAGGCATTAAAAGTCTAGAAGAAAACTATGAAGTGGATGTCATTATTATTGGTAGAGGTGGAGGATCAATTGAGGACCTATGGGCTTTTAATGAAGAGATAGTGGCTCAGGCAATATTTGAGTGTAAGGTACCAATCATTAGTGCAGTAGGCCACGAAACAGATTTTACTATTGCAGATTTTGTATCGGACTTGAGGGCTCCTACGCCATCAGCAGCAGCTGAATTAGCTATACCATCATTAGATGCCATTGAAGAATTGATCAATCAACATAAATACAGGGTGAATATGGCATTAAAGAGAAAATTAGAGCATATGCAAAATATTGTTAAGCAACTGAACTTGAGAATGAACTATATTAACCCTCTATATCAAATACAAGAAAACCAACAATATCTTATGGATATTGAAAATTCAATGAGAGCAACAATGGAAGGTAAGTTAAAAGACAATAATCATAGGATACAATTGCTGAATGAAAAATTAAAAGCATTATCTCCTTACAGAACCCTAAAAAATGGAATGGCCTATATTACAGATATAGATGGCAATATTATATCAAGTATTTCACAAGTAGCAGAGAATCAACTACTAAAGGTGCAAATCTCAGATGGTGAAATTACTGTAAATGTTAAAAATAAATTAGAGAAAAGGTGGGAGTAACAAGAATGGCTAAAGAACTTAAATTCGAAGAAGCTCTAGAGAACCTAGAGAAAATTATAAAAGAATTAGAGGAAGAGGACGCATCTCTTGAAGACTCTATAGTATTGTATAAAAAAGGGAATGAATTACTTAAATACTGTACAACATCTTTAGAACAATTAGAAAAAGAAATTCTAATAATTAATGAAGAGAAATAAAATAGAGATTAGAGAAGAAAATGTTCTTATAGAGAGGATAATATATGTCATTTAAATCAGAACTAATAGAAAAACAAAATAGCATGAATGCTATAATAATGGATTTTCTTCCCAAAGAAGGAACATACCAAAAATCAATATTAGAGTCTATGAATTATAGTGTTTCTGTTGGTGGTAAA
Proteins encoded:
- the xseA gene encoding exodeoxyribonuclease VII large subunit; translated protein: MRNIFSVAQVNAYVKNMFVQDYVLNDIWIKGEISNFKEHSSGHVYFTLKDNDSAIACVLFSRYRELLSCAIENGMNIIARGYVSVYERTGQYQVYVQQIQLDGIGLLYQRFEQLKKDLDEKGYFNAEYKKEIPRFPKRVGIVTSATGAAIQDIINIANRRNPYVQLILYPSLVQGQNASIDIVKGIKSLEENYEVDVIIIGRGGGSIEDLWAFNEEIVAQAIFECKVPIISAVGHETDFTIADFVSDLRAPTPSAAAELAIPSLDAIEELINQHKYRVNMALKRKLEHMQNIVKQLNLRMNYINPLYQIQENQQYLMDIENSMRATMEGKLKDNNHRIQLLNEKLKALSPYRTLKNGMAYITDIDGNIISSISQVAENQLLKVQISDGEITVNVKNKLEKRWE
- the xseB gene encoding exodeoxyribonuclease VII small subunit, whose product is MAKELKFEEALENLEKIIKELEEEDASLEDSIVLYKKGNELLKYCTTSLEQLEKEILIINEEK